In Longimicrobiaceae bacterium, one genomic interval encodes:
- a CDS encoding N-acetylmuramoyl-L-alanine amidase produces MRSIRSLAAALAALSLLAACSDQPTSPPSTPPPSAPAATSQLDAVFEQAGRDFNVPASLLKAVGYVETGWEMVKGEEEFPGQEAAFGIMALRGERLTRGAALANVSEAAVKSSPEANIRAAAALLGAYAEEMKLNRADVAAWAPAVARYSGIESSEGQAIYVHYDVYNTLQKGVVGKNFAGKLLASLMPTHVAADFPRPKVQASAQACAPDYCVAGTVWRPSPNYNARPTGDIGKVHMVIIHTCEGSYTSCWSWLTNSSAQASAHYVVREDGAEISQLVREADRAWHIAATYDCSLNSSHECWRNGYSSNHFTVGIEHGGYASQSSFPVAQVDASAKLSCDISKAYAIPRDRYHYVAHGQLQPYNRTDPGPNWPWSDYMNRINSHCGTSSTSIIVDSNNNNNNTSVAKYEVSANWAVGSSAGYYGTGYNYASTQAISDPATFWFYLPAAATKTIDAWWVAGTNRSTTAPYIAWNASGTKLGTVQVNQQINGGKWNA; encoded by the coding sequence ATGCGCAGCATCCGCTCCCTGGCCGCCGCCCTGGCCGCCCTGTCGCTCCTCGCTGCCTGTAGCGACCAGCCGACGTCCCCGCCCAGCACCCCCCCGCCGAGCGCGCCCGCCGCGACCTCGCAGCTCGACGCCGTGTTCGAACAGGCCGGCCGCGACTTCAACGTCCCCGCCTCGCTCCTCAAGGCCGTGGGCTACGTGGAGACCGGCTGGGAGATGGTGAAGGGCGAGGAGGAGTTCCCCGGTCAGGAGGCCGCGTTCGGGATCATGGCGCTCCGTGGTGAGCGTCTCACCCGGGGCGCGGCGCTGGCGAACGTGTCGGAAGCCGCGGTGAAGAGCAGCCCGGAGGCCAACATCCGCGCGGCGGCGGCCCTGCTGGGCGCGTACGCGGAGGAGATGAAGCTGAACCGCGCCGACGTGGCGGCCTGGGCGCCCGCCGTGGCCCGCTACAGCGGGATCGAGAGCAGCGAGGGACAGGCCATCTACGTGCACTACGACGTGTACAACACCCTGCAGAAGGGGGTGGTGGGGAAGAACTTCGCGGGGAAGCTGCTGGCCTCGCTGATGCCCACGCATGTCGCCGCCGACTTCCCCCGGCCGAAGGTGCAGGCCTCCGCCCAGGCGTGCGCCCCCGACTACTGCGTCGCGGGCACGGTGTGGCGCCCGTCCCCCAACTACAACGCCCGGCCGACGGGGGACATCGGCAAGGTGCACATGGTGATCATCCACACCTGCGAGGGCTCGTACACCTCGTGCTGGAGCTGGCTGACCAACTCCTCGGCCCAGGCCAGCGCGCACTACGTGGTGCGGGAGGATGGCGCCGAGATCTCGCAGCTCGTGCGTGAGGCGGACCGCGCGTGGCACATTGCCGCCACCTACGACTGCTCGCTGAACAGCAGCCACGAGTGCTGGCGCAACGGCTACTCCAGCAACCACTTCACCGTCGGCATCGAGCACGGGGGCTACGCCTCGCAGAGCTCCTTCCCCGTCGCGCAGGTCGACGCCTCGGCCAAGCTGTCCTGCGACATCAGCAAGGCGTACGCGATCCCCCGCGACCGCTACCACTACGTGGCGCACGGCCAGCTCCAGCCGTACAACCGGACCGATCCCGGCCCGAACTGGCCGTGGTCCGACTACATGAACCGGATCAACTCGCACTGCGGGACCAGCTCCACGAGCATCATCGTGGACAGCAACAACAACAACAACAACACCTCCGTGGCGAAGTACGAGGTGTCGGCCAACTGGGCCGTCGGGAGCAGCGCCGGGTACTACGGGACCGGGTACAACTACGCGAGCACGCAGGCGATCAGCGACCCGGCCACCTTCTGGTTCTACCTGCCGGCCGCTGCGACGAAGACGATCGACGCCTGGTGGGTGGCCGGGACCAACCGCTCCACCACGGCGCCCTACATCGCCTGGAACGCGAGCGGGACCAAGCTGGGCACCGTGCAGGTGAACCAGCAGATCAACGGCGGGAAGTGGAACGCC